CGCAGAACACCACGCCCGAGCAGATGAAGATGTTCCTCACCCGTCTCGGCTTCGGCTCGCGGATCGTGGTCACCGGCGACACCAGCCAGGTCGACCTGCCCTCGGGGACCAAGTCGGGCCTGCGCGTCGTGGAGGGCATCCTCGACGGCGTCGACGACATCTCCTTCTGCCGCCTCACCGGCACCGACGTCGTACGCCACCGCCTGGTGGGTCGCATCGTCGAGGCCTACGAGGTCTTCGACGCCCAGGACCAGGCACCCGAGCAGCCCCGCCGCCCGCGCACCGCCCCGGCCCCGGCCGAGCGGGGCCCGCGATGAGCATCGAGGTCCTCAACGAGTCGGGCCTCGAGCTCGACGTACGCCGCCTCTCCCGCCTGGCACGCTTCGTCATGGAGCAGATGCGCGTCCACCCGCAGGCCGAGCTGTGCATCAAGGCCGTCGACGAGGACACCATCGCCGAGCTCAACGGCCAGTGGATGGAGAAGGACGGCCCGACCGACGTGCTGGCCTTCCCGATGGACGAGCTGCGCCCCGGCAAGGTCAACGAGGCGCCCGAGGAGGGCGTGCTCGGCGACCTGGTGCTGGCCCCGTCCGTCGCCGCGCGCCAGGGCGAGGAGGCCGGGCACGGCCGCGAGGCCGAGATCGACCTGCTCACCGTCCACGGCATCCTCCACCTGCTGGGCTACGACCACGCCGAGCCCGAGGAGCACGCCGTGATGTTCGGCCTCCAGGGCGAGCTCCTGGAGCAGTGGCGC
This sequence is a window from Nocardioides sp. S5. Protein-coding genes within it:
- the ybeY gene encoding rRNA maturation RNase YbeY; translation: MSIEVLNESGLELDVRRLSRLARFVMEQMRVHPQAELCIKAVDEDTIAELNGQWMEKDGPTDVLAFPMDELRPGKVNEAPEEGVLGDLVLAPSVAARQGEEAGHGREAEIDLLTVHGILHLLGYDHAEPEEHAVMFGLQGELLEQWRSTPEPA